The sequence CGCGTGACTCTCGACAATCGATTGCAGATCGCCGGTAATTTATACCGAACCGACCCTTACTGTTTCTCGTCACGAGCCCAGACTCTAGACTCTAGACGAATGGAGGCGTACCGATTCTACGAAAACTAAGccaaaaatatcgtaaaatactatttataaaagatataccCACagactaaaatattttagatagcAGTGTGGTGCAAGGTAAGCTATAATTGGTGCGAGTCAAATATTCAGAGAAACCGTAGAATTTCCATTCAGTGACGGAAGCATATAGGCTTGCTCGATTATTCACACAAactgaaatatcgaaatatcacCAATTCCTGAATTTCACTTCGTTTCGAGTTACTTCACAGTTTGAATTTTCATGATTGATTTCTGTTATTGATATATACTTACTACGATAATCATGGCGAGACCATTTCTTTAGCAATAAATCGACTCAAAGATCTTTTTCAAACATTccaagaaaaatagaaacattacCGAATATATCTCGAATCGTTtgttatacatgtacatagtATGGACTGTTTCGAGACATCGAGTCGAGATAACGTTCGAGTCGAACCGTTGCGCGTTGTATATCGTTGCCGACATACGACGCATACCCAGATAACTTTCTCAATCTGTTTCGtcgtatttttacgattattccTGACAGATTTATTTCCTAGGATCCGTAACGCGAGCTTCGTATTACACGATGTTTTACGACTGCTACCGAACGAGCCGATCTAAGTGACGCGACGCTAATCCGTCGGTGTTGTGTTACAAGAATGCCACCGTGTTTTCTCTTACCAAACCCAACATCTATTTTACAATTGGAGAGATCGAATATAGAtcgaatatatcgaaataatttaacgaataaGTTGCATCGTAACTGTAAgtatcaattttcttcgagaTCGTTGCGTGCTTCAATATGAAGGTGACTGCGAACAATCAATAATATTCTCAATATTGTTAAGTACTTATCCACGAAAATTTAGATATGTAAATGCGATATAACACAACTTAGaacttattatatattgataataatattgaacCATCCCGTAAATAATGCGGTTTTTCTGAAAGTTAAGTTCAAAACAAAAGACAAGTTGTTACTATCGGACTTGTGTAAAATtgcaaaggaaaatataatatatcgtgAACGATATTGATCGTGTACGGGCCACATTACGCGGAAAGAGATCGAAGATCCGATACGCCCGCGAAGCGGAGAAAAAGCGAATAGGGACTCGTGCGTACGTGTACCAACGAATTACCcctgaatttaataattccacTAATTAACCGATGAAAATGGAACGGACGAGAGTTGCCGTTCTCGTGATCTCTAGCCGGATACGCGTGAACACGTCCATTCTCATAGGTCATAGGCGGTTCTAACGATATTTTCGCGTCCACTGTCAAATCTCTTAACGTGCGTGTGGTTAAGTTGATAATCGCGACGGGAAAAATGAGAAGGTGAAAGATAAAAGACAGGTAGTTGAGAATGCAGAAATCGTGGATTCCATTTAGCGTCGACATACCAACAGGAGGAGAGAGAACGAGGAAGGAATGTAGCGATAGAAGATCGAAGACAATTCAAGGTTTTCACTTACGTAACGTTACGCGTTACGCGTATCAATTGTTCATGTTTATTCGTTCATGATTGTTACAGCGTATCCTGGAAACGAATCGAGTCGACTGGATGGAACGAGCGAAAAGGAAAAACCCTATCGTCACTGGTTGTTCTTTCCCGTGGAAATTCCTCAGAAGGATCTGGATCAAACGTCGGTGGATCACGCGACGCTGCGACTGCTGCTTCACGGGCCGACGACAGATTACTACACCGAACGTTCCGAGCTGGAGGTGTTGTTCTATCTCCGAATTTCGTCATTTCGTCGCTCGAGAAAGTTAATCGGTCGTAGAAAAATTCAGCTGCAGGACTCCCGAAATCCAAGATGGCTCGAACTCGACGTGACTCAGGCCGCTTCCTCGTGGATCGAGACGCCGCTCGAGAACCTAGGAGTCGAACTGGAATTTATGGTAGACAGCGAACCGGTGACACGTACCTTTTCCTTGCCGGTTCTCAACGTGTTCACCACGACGTATTCGGGCAGTGCCAGAGTAAAACGTTCTTCACCCAAAGATGTGATGTCTCTGCACAAAGGTCGTAGGACAAAGTGCAAAGGCGAGAGTAAAAAGTGTTGCAGACACGAGCTTACCGTCATGTTTAAAGACCTGAAAGGTTTCGAATTTATCGTTTACCCGAAAACTTTCGACGCTGGATACTGTAAAGGGCGATGCCCGCCTAGATACAATCCAGCTCATCATCACGCCCTTCTGCAAAGTCTGCTGTGGaaggaagatagaaaaaaagtgCCTAAACCATGCTGCGCGCCGAGTAAGCTCGACGAGTTGATGATCGTTTATTTCGACGAGAACGATGCTACTCAGTTGAAAAACTCGTACTGGAAGAACATTCAAGTACTCGAATGCGCTTGTTCCTAAAAATACATTGTCCTTTCTTCCCGAATGGACGAATCGGCTAAATGACCGACTGAGCAACAGAGGTAGAGAACTAAAGTCGTGTTTATAGTGGAAACTTATTCGAACGAACTCGAGTTCTAACGAATGAAACATCTGAAGACTGcaatgcatataaatatactcataaaaatctatatacatatttgattaGGCGGATGTATCTTCGTCAGAATGTCAATTTGTTCGAATACCCATCCACTGTAACCACAGTATAATTCAATCAACTAATTAGTATATGTACATGTGAACGAACAAACGAGTGGATGGGAGCGAACgatagaatatatatgtacacgttcgatcgaaacgacACGATGATACGGACCGGTAAATGCTGCGATTAAAAACGTTGGTTACAGAATGACGAAAGGACAAGGGTTTTCATAGTCGCAGACGACTCACCAAAGAATCGTCCGAATACTGTTCGGTTGTGTCACTTTTTCGTCGTTACTCGCGACATACCGAAAACACTTGCTGTTAACGTATCACGCACGCGAAACTTTCCTTTTCCGCTTGACCCCTTGTCCGCTTGACATGTGCATTTTTGAacgtttcgatcgataaaagTTATTCCGTAAAACGAATGACGAAAGATTTAATCGTATCGCTGATAAACGTTCGATTCGGTTCGACTCGAGGCATCATCGAAAGTCCAGGCTCTTGATCCAGGCTTTCGCATTGACTGTGATACTAAAAGATATCTGGCGTTTCTGCTTGTAGTAATCGTATTTCACACTTTCATCCTCTTTTGCCTTATTCCCTCTTTTCTATCTTATTTTCTCGactattttctatattctctcctcctctttctttttctattttgataTTGAAGAACCATTAAGTGTATAGAGTTATTGacaacgagaagaaagaaacaccTCGACAGCAATGTTTCGATTATTTGGTTAGTGTCACTCTTAAATGAAGTCTTAACCGGAACAATTTAATtgcttataatttattgttcgATCAAATATCGAGCGATGAAAActgttatatctttttatatactaaaatattatcgaacgAATCTTCGAGAGATTGTGCGTATTTTTACCAATGAAATTATGTTAACGTTGTATAGAGGATTTAATCGAAACTTGGAACCATAACCGAAGTTTGTGCACGGCGGAAACCTCGCGAATGCTCCTgcaactatatatatatatatatatatgtctaaCATTTATGGACTATCACCCAGAAGACTCCCCTGTTTCGCCTTCGTTGTAAATGTACAAACGCATAACCGCAATTATAATGGCCCCGCTGCACCCCGATCAAAAGTTTAAATGCGTTCTCATGTCGTGACGCGATCATGTATAGTTCGCCGAGTCAATTTCGATCACGCACCATAATCGTAACCTCGCGTTACATGTATTTGTCTAAACGACTAAGATCGatgatgtaaaataaaattttattccttatttATAACCAAATAACCCATAACTGATCTTGATTgaacaaaatgtttcatcCAACAGCCGGCATAAAGAGTTACGCGGTTTTCTAACGGAACAATGATATGAAGCAACAGTAAGCATTGCACAATATGACATATTCGATATAGGTTACACAGGAAGGAATACGAATCTACCAATAAGGCAAACTTTTCAATACCGTAGCATGTAAAAGGTTATCACCGTACGACAGCAATAAACTTTCGTTGAATGCAATGTTTTTTACTCTACGTACGAAGCCAAAGGTCGCTTTACTGGCACTAAATTATGCAATCTAAGACAATTCATTCACATTGTTTCGTTATCTTTCAACGAGTTTAACTAACCTTTTACGGATACTATCGTAATTACGAAGCAACGTCGATTTATTCACGCAATACATGGGAAATGAATCATCgatacaatgaaaattttgaaaagattttagaaaataacaatttcgaaatgttaCTATCTTCTGTCTGCTTTTCCAACACCTCGTTTCCctgaaaataaatgttttggCATTTTCGTGCCGATGAATCGATCTGCTTCTCCTTTCAATCCCTTTTtcgcgattttttttttaatggctCTATGGGCGATGTAATTCAACTTATTCTTCATTGTCGAATTCTTCACGCCCATTTCATCGCGAGCAGGTTTAGAGCTACTTCTTGATCGAGGTTCGGACTGTAGTCTCATACGTTTCCTAGCTGGTTGCGATAGAGACCTTGCACGTCCTCTGGTCTTGGTAAAGTGCGCCTgttggaatttaaataaataatcatatacGCGAATCTTATACACATTTCGTTCcgttacatatcgttattattggtatttattttgattatatttcGATGCGTCACTCACATTTTCTGTATCTTCAATATCGATACCAAGATCTCCCatttcttgtttcaatttcgataCCGATCGGTATCGCAATTTCGCCGTAGCTGTGCGCGGCATTACAGGCTTTGTAGAAGCCTTCAATATCCGGCCTTCGTCTTTCATAATGGCCTTCTTTTCTCGAATTTGTTTTGCCATTTGTGCAATTTCTTGCATCGTATTGGACAACTCACCCCCTTCATAATCATATATTCCAGCATCTACGCGATGCTGCTCCTCTTTCTCCAGGTCATTTAATTTCTACCATAAAGAATAAAACTAAAGTTCTATCCAAGCAAAATGTCATACGCGtgtttaaaatgaataaatattgtacaaacattaaatatttctggaTCGATGTAATCAGCGATATTGTGTCCTTCCCAAATCTCTGGAATAACATCATATTTTTGATCGCCCTCGATGTCATAATTCTTCTTCAAATTAACAACGTAATCGTCTCccatttctttctctatttctcgCTCTAATTTTCCTCTTAACTTTATTCCatccttcctctttcttaAAACGGTCTCAGGAATACAAGGAGCGCGAATTTTATCATCTCTCGGCACAGGTTGTGCAACGTGTAAACGATTAAGCAGTCCCTCTACCTGCAGTCATAAACGTTCAAGAACTTGAACCAGTGTTTCAACGCCTTTTACATTACTACAAAGCAACGCAAAAggtgtttaaaaaatatttaacttacCTTTTTCGTTCTTATCTTCTGATCAACACGGAAAGCTAACAAACGTTCACACGCTTGTACTTTCACGTCCATTACACCAAAATCAGTAATTGTACTCATTTCCAACACTGGGACATCTTTATCCTCCAACGACTTTAAAAGAGCTCGTTTTTCGGGCGGAAGTTCATCCAGACGCAAAACATCCACTTTATTTGCCACAACTGTCAAAGGTTTGTTAGCAAACAAAGGTTTAATggattcaaataatttcaccTAGAAGATAAGAATGTTGAATCTCACTTGAATAAAATGTACACTTTGGTTAGCTATGGAGCCAATACTTTACCTGCTCGTCTAAACTGTGT comes from Bombus pyrosoma isolate SC7728 linkage group LG2, ASM1482585v1, whole genome shotgun sequence and encodes:
- the LOC122575237 gene encoding nucleolar GTP-binding protein 1-like, with the protein product MALYNFKKITVVPTAKDFIDIILSKTQRKTPTVIHKNYKIARIRAFYLRKVKFTQQNFHERLSQIIQEFPKLDDVHPFYADLMNVLYDKDHYKLALGQINVARNLIDNVAKDYARLMKYGDSLYRCKELKKAALGRMATIMKRQAANLAYLEQVRQHLARLPSIDPYTRTIIICGFPNVGKSSFINKITRADVEVQPYAFTTKSLYVGHTDYKYLRWQVVDTPGILDHPLEERNVIEMQAITALAHLRAAVLYFCDISEQCGHSLDEQVKLFESIKPLFANKPLTVVANKVDVLRLDELPPEKRALLKSLEDKDVPVLEMSTITDFGVMDVKVQACERLLAFRVDQKIRTKKVEGLLNRLHVAQPVPRDDKIRAPCIPETVLRKRKDGIKLRGKLEREIEKEMGDDYVVNLKKNYDIEGDQKYDVIPEIWEGHNIADYIDPEIFNKLNDLEKEEQHRVDAGIYDYEGGELSNTMQEIAQMAKQIREKKAIMKDEGRILKASTKPVMPRTATAKLRYRSVSKLKQEMGDLGIDIEDTENAHFTKTRGRARSLSQPARKRMRLQSEPRSRSSSKPARDEMGVKNSTMKNKLNYIAHRAIKKKIAKKGLKGEADRFIGTKMPKHLFSGKRGVGKADRR